Proteins found in one Maridesulfovibrio sp. genomic segment:
- a CDS encoding IclR family transcriptional regulator C-terminal domain-containing protein: MSDENKTKQDSPLFVSSLEKAVRVLEAFDEGHRRLSLTDMVRITGLNKSAVQRFLYTWESLGYISKDEKTRQVKLSPKAMRLGYNFLRGERLVEVATPFLLEARERTGNSAYLGTLYDTSIIYLIRLPQRLLLFEGTLPGRSVPAFCGGRAFLSCLEDSEVLDILNKSDRSAITPYTITDIDENIREIEKIREKGFCISMQEQLVGEIAVSAPVLGRDGKPCASVYISASLSEWSQEKAEAEIAPMVLETAGRISAQL; the protein is encoded by the coding sequence ATGAGTGACGAAAATAAAACCAAACAAGACAGCCCGTTATTTGTATCTTCGCTTGAAAAAGCAGTTCGTGTGCTGGAAGCATTCGACGAAGGACACCGCAGGTTGAGCCTTACCGATATGGTCAGAATTACCGGTCTCAATAAGAGCGCGGTTCAAAGATTTTTGTATACGTGGGAGTCCTTGGGATATATTTCCAAGGATGAAAAAACAAGACAGGTAAAACTGAGCCCCAAAGCTATGCGCTTGGGATATAATTTTTTACGAGGCGAAAGGCTGGTGGAAGTTGCAACTCCATTTCTGCTGGAGGCCCGCGAAAGGACCGGTAACTCAGCGTATCTGGGAACTCTTTATGATACTTCCATTATATATTTAATCCGCCTTCCCCAACGACTACTGCTTTTTGAAGGAACTCTGCCCGGACGCAGCGTCCCTGCGTTTTGCGGAGGAAGAGCTTTTCTATCGTGTCTGGAAGATTCGGAAGTGCTGGACATACTCAATAAGTCGGACCGATCCGCCATTACTCCATACACAATTACGGATATTGACGAAAATATACGTGAGATAGAAAAGATCAGAGAGAAAGGGTTCTGCATATCCATGCAGGAGCAATTGGTTGGAGAAATTGCTGTATCCGCACCGGTTTTGGGCAGAGATGGAAAACCCTGCGCATCAGTATATATTTCAGCAAGCCTTTCCGAATGGTCGCAGGAAAAAGCCGAGGCGGAAATAGCTCCGATGGTCCTTGAAACTGCCGGAAGAATCAGCGCGCAATTGTAG
- the dctP gene encoding TRAP transporter substrate-binding protein DctP, which translates to MKRSTLFGLILALVLAIPGSALAATTIKMSYNGPPSDKDNAVHYFASKFKKLVEKSTDGQVEIKLFPNSQLGNEEQRMEQVMSGPVINVASYGGLQTVFPEMFATNIPFLFDSYKAAHIFFDGSEFMKKAKKELRSRTGIAFLDVIEEGGFLAFTSNSPIHSPADFKGLKFRAMDASQVAMYEAFGASGTPIPWTEVYLALKTGVADGQMNPPTYIIMGSLYEVQKHLTLANVQYSDQFLLMNGELLDSFTPAQQKAIKESAAKANAETREFVESQVDARVKFLESKGMTSYTPTAEEYAEFKKLGSPSYINWLKDQVDSSWIDLAIKDARKANAEGAK; encoded by the coding sequence ATGAAACGCTCCACTTTATTCGGGCTGATTTTGGCTCTGGTTCTTGCCATTCCCGGCAGCGCTCTGGCTGCAACAACAATCAAAATGAGTTATAACGGACCGCCAAGTGACAAAGACAATGCTGTCCACTACTTTGCTTCCAAGTTTAAAAAACTGGTAGAAAAATCCACTGACGGCCAGGTTGAGATTAAACTTTTCCCTAATAGCCAGCTTGGTAACGAAGAACAGCGTATGGAACAGGTCATGAGCGGACCGGTCATCAACGTAGCTTCCTACGGAGGCCTCCAGACTGTATTTCCCGAAATGTTCGCGACTAATATTCCTTTTCTGTTTGACAGCTACAAAGCCGCGCACATTTTCTTTGATGGTAGTGAGTTCATGAAAAAGGCAAAGAAAGAATTGAGATCCCGTACCGGCATCGCTTTTCTGGACGTAATCGAAGAGGGCGGATTCCTCGCTTTCACCAGCAACTCCCCCATTCATTCCCCCGCTGATTTCAAAGGCCTTAAGTTCAGGGCTATGGATGCCAGTCAGGTTGCTATGTACGAGGCTTTCGGCGCATCCGGAACTCCAATCCCCTGGACCGAAGTTTACCTTGCACTCAAAACAGGTGTTGCTGACGGCCAGATGAACCCTCCGACCTACATCATCATGGGTAGTCTCTACGAAGTTCAGAAGCATCTTACTCTGGCAAATGTTCAGTATTCCGATCAGTTCCTGCTCATGAACGGAGAACTTCTGGATTCCTTTACTCCCGCACAGCAGAAAGCGATCAAGGAAAGCGCCGCAAAAGCTAACGCCGAAACTCGTGAGTTCGTTGAATCTCAGGTTGATGCACGCGTTAAGTTTCTGGAAAGCAAGGGGATGACCAGCTATACCCCCACAGCCGAAGAATATGCTGAATTCAAAAAACTCGGCAGTCCTTCCTACATCAACTGGCTTAAAGATCAGGTTGATTCCTCCTGGATTGACCTTGCTATCAAGGATGCCCGTAAAGCCAACGCCGAAGGGGCAAAATAA
- a CDS encoding TRAP transporter large permease: MTFILLLVFFAMLIIGLPLFASMLVTSVSGFAVIGDPSLLRIMIQQFYGGMEPFSLLAIPYFILVGELMGSAGLTERLLRFAEALVGHLKGGLGYVTVVASIIFAGVNGSAAADASAVGSIMIPAMKKGGYPASYAAGLTAGSSLIGPIIPPSIFMILFGAMTKTNVGALFIAGVLPGLFLGVAFMAMHRISAAKLDLPIVNAEFSFSKLVSATGGAICSLVAPGIIIGGILFGFMTPTESGAVASLYVLVIGFLWTRQLSWKAVCKALASTVRLTSVIFVVIGAATIVGWILSSEQVPQKLAPIVLEYAKTPSMVLLFMSLIIFVVGMFMEEIAALVLLTPVFAPLAVSAGIDPLHFGIVMTLNITIALITPPMGACVYIVSSIGSVPLEKMFKHIWPFVLVAIACQLMLIFVPEISTWLPRTLGY; this comes from the coding sequence ATGACTTTTATTCTGTTACTGGTCTTTTTCGCCATGCTGATAATTGGGCTGCCGCTTTTTGCGTCAATGCTCGTTACCTCCGTAAGCGGTTTTGCGGTTATCGGAGACCCTTCACTTCTGCGAATTATGATTCAGCAATTTTACGGGGGGATGGAGCCTTTTTCGCTTCTGGCTATCCCTTATTTTATTCTGGTCGGAGAGCTGATGGGGTCCGCAGGGCTGACTGAGCGTCTGCTGAGATTTGCAGAGGCTCTGGTTGGACACCTTAAAGGGGGGCTCGGGTATGTGACTGTTGTCGCCAGTATTATTTTTGCCGGTGTTAACGGTTCTGCCGCAGCAGATGCCTCGGCTGTAGGTTCGATCATGATTCCTGCCATGAAAAAGGGCGGATATCCTGCCTCTTACGCTGCAGGGCTAACGGCCGGCAGTTCTCTTATCGGTCCCATTATCCCGCCGAGTATTTTTATGATTCTGTTCGGGGCAATGACCAAAACCAATGTCGGTGCCCTGTTTATTGCGGGAGTTCTTCCGGGACTTTTTCTTGGTGTCGCGTTTATGGCAATGCACAGAATCAGTGCTGCAAAGCTTGATCTCCCCATCGTAAACGCCGAATTTTCTTTTTCCAAACTAGTTTCGGCCACTGGCGGTGCCATCTGCTCGCTTGTTGCCCCGGGCATCATCATCGGCGGTATTCTGTTTGGGTTTATGACTCCGACTGAATCCGGCGCGGTTGCAAGTTTATATGTTCTTGTCATCGGCTTTCTTTGGACCCGGCAGCTCAGTTGGAAAGCGGTCTGCAAAGCTCTGGCAAGCACCGTGCGTTTAACAAGTGTTATTTTTGTAGTTATCGGTGCAGCCACTATAGTCGGCTGGATTCTCTCTTCCGAACAGGTCCCGCAGAAGCTTGCTCCCATTGTGCTTGAGTATGCAAAGACGCCTTCAATGGTTCTGCTTTTTATGAGCCTGATCATATTTGTTGTAGGTATGTTTATGGAAGAAATCGCCGCTCTTGTGCTGCTCACTCCTGTCTTTGCACCACTGGCTGTCAGCGCGGGAATCGATCCTTTGCATTTCGGTATTGTAATGACTCTTAACATTACCATTGCACTGATCACTCCGCCTATGGGCGCGTGCGTATATATTGTTTCTTCCATCGGCTCTGTTCCTCTGGAAAAAATGTTTAAGCATATCTGGCCGTTCGTGCTTGTTGCTATTGCCTGTCAGTTGATGCTGATTTTTGTTCCGGAAATTTCAACATGGCTGCCAAGAACTCTCGGCTACTAG
- a CDS encoding M15 family metallopeptidase: MINAEYTSEEYSRFKTVEHQKNLPAIPPEAKPDWSEVFTIEIRENNDRLLPLSLAEGQILVRPAYFSAGIEKALPDCYARDEIRKRLLVANSLLPKGLRLIILDAWRSKETQTALFTACSKALEKAYPDIEADKIVKMTEEFVAPPSLSSERPSPHATGGAVDLTIASVDGVPLHMGAPFDYPGPVSNTRYYEERVEKGERVTDLEQEALLNRRLLYDVMIKAGFVNYHGEWWHFEYGTQRWGFLKGIPHALYGPRIITLNTFEALVPCSSGNDITTLVTAGG, encoded by the coding sequence ATGATTAACGCCGAATATACATCCGAAGAATATTCCAGATTCAAAACTGTGGAGCATCAAAAAAATCTACCTGCTATCCCGCCGGAGGCAAAGCCGGACTGGAGTGAGGTTTTCACGATTGAAATCAGAGAAAATAACGACAGGCTTCTTCCGCTTTCATTGGCCGAAGGCCAGATTCTCGTACGCCCGGCCTATTTTTCGGCAGGAATCGAAAAAGCGTTGCCGGATTGTTACGCACGGGATGAAATACGCAAAAGGCTGCTTGTCGCTAACTCCCTGCTGCCAAAGGGATTGCGTCTTATCATTCTGGATGCATGGCGCAGCAAGGAAACTCAAACGGCTCTTTTCACCGCTTGCAGCAAGGCTCTTGAGAAGGCTTATCCTGATATTGAAGCCGATAAGATTGTTAAAATGACGGAAGAATTTGTCGCTCCGCCGAGCCTAAGCAGCGAACGTCCTTCCCCTCATGCTACAGGGGGAGCTGTCGACCTGACTATTGCTTCAGTGGACGGAGTCCCCTTGCATATGGGGGCGCCCTTCGATTATCCAGGTCCGGTCTCCAATACCCGTTACTATGAAGAACGGGTTGAAAAGGGCGAGAGGGTAACTGATCTGGAGCAGGAGGCGTTGCTCAATAGGCGTCTTCTTTATGATGTGATGATTAAGGCCGGTTTCGTTAATTACCACGGCGAATGGTGGCATTTTGAATACGGAACCCAGAGATGGGGATTTTTAAAAGGCATACCGCACGCTTTATACGGGCCTAGGATTATCACTCTGAACACTTTTGAGGCGCTGGTCCCCTGTTCGTCTGGAAACGATATTACCACTCTGGTTACGGCCGGAGGGTAG
- a CDS encoding PQQ-binding-like beta-propeller repeat protein, giving the protein MNRSSSTCPYRHNLTLTALSLIAVLSMLLGFASIGMAAGSLKWSFSKRSSDVFSPAIGNDGTIYVGCDDRNLYALEPGDTDCTEKWSYPTGGEIYSAPTIGSDGTIYTGSSDGKLYAVNSDGSKKWIYNAGSIMSFSAAISSDGTIYIESTDGKLHAVNSDGSGNWIYDTEHMFTSAPVIGPDGTVYVTTTDDNLYAIKPDGTLKWTFKAGDRIEYSPAIDSNGVIYFGSSGSCFYALNPDKTLKWKIPVDSVITSSPAIGSGGVIYLGTAGNLYALNSDGSEKWKYEADGAVRSPAIASDGTIYVWADNNILCAIKSSGARKWFLDIGSSSTTGTLSPAIGSDGSIYVNIYPGMADFVALQAREGDSGGLADTDWPRSQKDNQNTGASKSGDVSPSETQADGISVSISASVTKEMDSTDLSTQYHSGGFTPKSKVDSFNATLNVNGGCATFKISSTNIPTGKVSDLALMKFYNTNGTSKEYSRYALTGPEYNIDGYWWVTDADGNHMARTDDTTLGTEYYIYFVIKDNGNYDENRDLGKITDPVAVGTGSSSGSGTGCTLNPQATFSVEWLLLMLVPMLLPLRARFKR; this is encoded by the coding sequence ATGAACAGATCATCCTCCACCTGTCCCTATCGCCACAACCTCACGCTCACGGCATTAAGCTTAATCGCAGTCCTATCCATGCTCTTGGGATTTGCTTCCATCGGCATGGCAGCGGGAAGTCTTAAGTGGAGTTTTTCCAAAAGGAGTTCAGATGTATTTTCTCCAGCAATCGGCAATGATGGAACTATTTATGTCGGTTGCGACGATAGAAATTTATACGCTCTTGAGCCCGGCGATACAGATTGTACAGAAAAATGGTCTTATCCTACAGGAGGAGAAATCTATTCTGCGCCGACTATCGGTAGTGACGGAACTATATATACCGGATCATCTGACGGTAAATTGTATGCCGTAAACTCCGATGGTTCCAAAAAATGGATATATAATGCAGGCAGCATAATGTCCTTTTCAGCGGCCATAAGCAGCGACGGAACAATATATATTGAATCCACTGACGGTAAATTACACGCCGTAAACTCCGATGGCTCTGGAAATTGGATATACGACACAGAACATATGTTTACCTCAGCTCCGGTAATCGGTCCTGACGGGACTGTGTACGTAACAACAACCGACGATAATTTATATGCAATAAAACCCGACGGTACACTTAAATGGACCTTCAAGGCTGGAGATAGAATAGAATACTCTCCTGCCATTGACAGCAATGGAGTCATCTATTTCGGTTCAAGTGGTTCCTGTTTTTATGCCCTTAATCCTGATAAAACCCTGAAATGGAAAATTCCAGTAGACTCTGTAATAACATCTTCCCCGGCCATCGGCAGTGGCGGTGTTATTTATTTGGGTACAGCAGGCAATTTATATGCCCTGAATTCTGATGGTAGTGAAAAATGGAAATATGAAGCAGATGGGGCTGTAAGATCCCCGGCCATCGCCAGTGACGGAACCATTTACGTCTGGGCAGACAATAATATATTATGTGCAATAAAATCTAGTGGAGCCCGAAAATGGTTCCTAGATATAGGCTCATCGAGTACAACTGGAACTTTGTCTCCAGCCATCGGGAGCGATGGAAGCATTTATGTTAACATATACCCCGGGATGGCTGATTTTGTCGCTTTGCAAGCAAGGGAAGGTGATTCCGGAGGACTTGCCGATACCGACTGGCCCAGATCCCAAAAAGACAACCAAAACACCGGAGCCAGCAAGTCCGGCGATGTCTCTCCAAGTGAAACTCAGGCAGACGGGATAAGTGTCAGCATATCCGCCAGCGTGACCAAAGAAATGGACAGCACCGATCTGTCCACCCAATACCACTCCGGCGGATTTACGCCCAAAAGTAAAGTGGACTCCTTCAACGCAACTCTTAATGTAAACGGCGGTTGTGCTACTTTCAAAATCAGTTCCACGAATATTCCAACCGGCAAGGTCTCCGATCTGGCCCTGATGAAATTCTACAATACCAACGGAACCTCCAAGGAATATAGTCGTTACGCCCTAACCGGACCGGAATACAACATCGACGGCTACTGGTGGGTAACAGATGCCGACGGAAACCACATGGCCCGGACAGATGATACAACACTTGGGACTGAGTATTACATCTATTTTGTAATCAAAGATAACGGCAACTACGATGAAAACCGTGACCTTGGCAAAATAACCGATCCGGTAGCTGTAGGGACCGGTTCAAGCTCTGGGTCCGGGACAGGATGTACTTTAAATCCACAAGCAACCTTCAGTGTAGAATGGCTGCTGCTTATGTTGGTACCGATGCTCCTGCCTCTGCGCGCAAGATTTAAAAGATAA
- a CDS encoding TRAP transporter small permease translates to MSNVAGFCQKASDILERLCLIGAGALLVVNMLDVMLGVFGRFYRPPMWTTDLAKITLVWIVMLGAAPALKRGEHMAIHIIVDRLPKTPRMIVTFLRRAVFVAILIFMIIYGYNYAHKLRLFTIMTLGIKKSIPLMSIPVGMGLMLIQYGLQQFIPVGAGKNEEED, encoded by the coding sequence ATGTCAAATGTCGCCGGCTTTTGCCAAAAAGCCTCTGACATCCTAGAGCGTCTCTGCCTGATAGGGGCGGGGGCGCTCCTTGTGGTAAACATGCTGGATGTCATGCTCGGTGTTTTCGGGCGGTTCTATCGTCCGCCCATGTGGACCACGGATCTGGCTAAGATTACTCTTGTCTGGATTGTAATGCTTGGGGCTGCTCCGGCCCTCAAAAGGGGAGAGCACATGGCCATCCACATTATAGTGGACAGGCTGCCTAAAACTCCCAGAATGATTGTGACTTTTCTCCGTCGGGCAGTTTTTGTCGCAATTCTCATCTTTATGATCATCTACGGTTACAACTATGCCCACAAGCTCCGTCTCTTTACGATTATGACTCTGGGCATCAAGAAAAGCATTCCCCTCATGTCCATCCCGGTAGGAATGGGGCTCATGCTGATTCAGTACGGACTGCAGCAGTTTATCCCTGTCGGGGCCGGAAAAAATGAGGAGGAGGACTGA
- a CDS encoding tetratricopeptide repeat protein produces the protein MADSTQNPIDQAVELSRNANKAFANGDVDTAYVNYTTAEKIFQSRADDNPSDLKAQQNLAVINERLGDLYVRMNKGVKAHFAYVRCIRILEGLHNNDPDNVWLLQSIVVVKLKLGDLYVWLGKAQKAATAYEQGIAYCEKVFAVSPKNIDAHRNLCLLWYRDGCLLNKLGLTDKAETARGHEMAARNSVRALDTNKGNEALYFSYKLLGEQYDLVGQWADSIAIFNVSLDLLNPLLHDAPTNIQYQWELSSVFRNLGKSHAQLGQFEDATAAYERVLDIEKQLVKSVPDDYDLRRDLVVTHYKIGVILEADGKTGRALQEYNSSLSLAKEMVKKYPEAAQLQQDISEIKKKIDGMEN, from the coding sequence TTGGCCGATTCTACACAAAATCCCATAGATCAGGCTGTTGAATTAAGCCGTAATGCTAATAAAGCTTTTGCGAACGGCGATGTGGATACGGCCTATGTGAACTACACTACTGCGGAAAAAATTTTCCAATCCCGTGCAGACGATAATCCTTCAGATCTTAAGGCGCAGCAAAATCTGGCCGTAATCAATGAGCGGCTCGGCGATCTTTATGTTCGCATGAATAAAGGTGTTAAGGCTCATTTCGCGTACGTAAGATGCATCCGAATATTGGAAGGACTTCATAATAATGATCCTGACAATGTGTGGTTGCTGCAGAGCATTGTCGTGGTAAAGTTGAAGCTTGGGGATTTGTATGTCTGGCTGGGCAAGGCGCAGAAAGCCGCTACAGCGTATGAACAGGGTATTGCATATTGTGAAAAAGTATTCGCTGTTTCCCCTAAAAATATAGATGCCCACCGGAACCTGTGTCTTCTCTGGTACAGAGATGGATGTCTGCTGAATAAGCTTGGGCTGACTGACAAAGCCGAAACCGCCCGCGGTCATGAAATGGCAGCACGTAATTCTGTACGCGCACTGGACACAAACAAAGGAAATGAAGCTCTTTATTTCAGCTACAAACTTCTTGGAGAGCAATATGATTTGGTCGGTCAGTGGGCCGACTCCATTGCGATTTTTAACGTAAGCCTTGATCTACTCAATCCGTTGCTGCATGACGCCCCTACAAATATTCAATATCAATGGGAATTGTCGTCTGTATTCAGAAATCTTGGTAAATCACATGCACAGTTGGGACAATTCGAAGATGCAACCGCCGCCTACGAGCGGGTTCTGGATATCGAAAAACAGTTGGTTAAATCCGTTCCTGATGATTATGATTTACGGCGTGATCTTGTCGTCACACATTACAAAATAGGAGTAATTCTTGAAGCTGATGGCAAAACCGGAAGAGCTTTACAAGAGTATAACTCCTCCTTATCACTCGCAAAGGAAATGGTAAAAAAATATCCCGAAGCGGCCCAATTGCAGCAAGATATTTCTGAAATCAAGAAAAAGATTGACGGTATGGAAAATTGA
- a CDS encoding 7TM diverse intracellular signaling domain-containing protein, with amino-acid sequence MLGLTGCAADRSETKLFAERGVIDLRGQDFSEGRIFALNGEWEFYWDRLLTPDKFSSGNKSPEMSGFFTLPGTWRGHRIGGVRLGSTGQATYRLRLLTDQSVERLTFRIFDIHEAYKLWANGDLIAQSGLPGRSAETEKPARTLKLVEIPLKRQPIDLILQVSNYHFRRGGIGEPILIASPGPLEAMQTRDWALSLFFAGCMLVMGVYHLVLYLWRKRDEAPLYFGLYCLLVVGYSVTSNSSRWAISILLPGWNPVSMEVFSLTCFICWASLLYRFLKTIYPDEFHSFPVYLLDARIAIFTILLIFAPGLPLYWFIAVCLLQTFLYAAYYLHRISLCVKRKRTGARILLTGLIIQFGAGINDPLVHMGIIKSVYLVEPAVCLFILSQSLVLSKLFSNAFSSVERLSFELEQKNQSLHEEMEERNRLEKKIVSISEEERRQLSRELHDSLCQQLTGARLRATAMSHEHVEDKDGPELAELAEILKTSTHEAYKIARGLWPVEHGNSGPSLEALVRSIAKATGIRVTFNQNCPCDECIDENITVLYRIAQEALTNAAKHAEAKNIHVQLNCCKAGIVTLTVSDDGVGRSASKNEYGGLGTSIMHHRAKVIGAQLTIEKSPLGGTVVRCTASCVKSNKNFEVDNGR; translated from the coding sequence ATGCTTGGTTTAACAGGATGTGCTGCCGATAGATCTGAAACAAAACTCTTCGCAGAGCGTGGCGTGATCGACCTGCGTGGGCAGGATTTTTCAGAAGGCCGGATATTCGCCCTTAATGGAGAATGGGAATTTTATTGGGATAGACTACTTACGCCGGATAAGTTCAGCTCAGGAAATAAATCACCCGAAATGTCAGGATTCTTTACTCTACCCGGAACATGGCGGGGACATCGTATTGGTGGAGTACGTCTCGGCAGTACCGGGCAGGCAACATACCGGCTGAGACTGTTGACGGATCAATCTGTTGAGCGGTTGACTTTTCGTATTTTCGACATCCACGAGGCTTATAAATTATGGGCTAACGGCGATTTAATAGCACAGAGCGGGCTGCCGGGAAGATCTGCTGAAACAGAAAAACCTGCCCGAACATTAAAACTGGTGGAAATACCGCTAAAAAGGCAGCCTATCGATCTTATTCTGCAGGTTTCCAATTATCATTTTCGCAGAGGCGGGATTGGTGAGCCTATCCTCATCGCCAGCCCCGGACCGCTTGAAGCTATGCAGACGAGGGACTGGGCTCTTTCATTGTTTTTCGCCGGATGCATGCTGGTTATGGGGGTGTATCATCTTGTACTTTACTTATGGCGTAAACGCGACGAAGCTCCCTTATATTTCGGTCTATACTGTCTGTTGGTGGTCGGCTACAGCGTAACCTCTAACTCTTCCCGCTGGGCTATTTCCATTCTACTTCCCGGATGGAATCCGGTATCCATGGAAGTTTTTTCCCTGACCTGCTTTATCTGCTGGGCGTCACTGTTGTACCGTTTTCTTAAGACTATATACCCGGATGAATTTCATTCTTTCCCCGTCTATCTGCTGGATGCCAGAATCGCCATTTTCACTATTTTGCTTATCTTTGCTCCCGGCCTCCCTCTTTACTGGTTTATTGCAGTTTGTCTGCTACAGACTTTTCTCTATGCTGCATATTACCTGCACCGGATTTCCCTGTGTGTAAAACGTAAGCGGACCGGCGCAAGAATCTTGTTGACCGGGTTAATTATCCAGTTCGGCGCAGGCATTAACGATCCTTTAGTTCATATGGGAATCATAAAATCCGTGTATTTGGTCGAACCTGCTGTTTGCTTATTTATACTTTCTCAATCTCTGGTATTATCCAAACTTTTTTCCAATGCGTTTAGTTCTGTGGAACGCCTTTCCTTTGAATTGGAGCAGAAAAACCAGTCACTGCATGAAGAAATGGAAGAAAGAAACAGGCTGGAGAAAAAAATTGTCAGCATCAGCGAAGAAGAACGCCGTCAACTCAGCCGCGAGCTACATGACAGCCTTTGTCAGCAATTGACCGGTGCGCGGCTGCGCGCCACAGCTATGTCGCATGAACATGTAGAAGATAAAGACGGTCCTGAATTGGCAGAATTAGCGGAAATCTTAAAGACGTCAACTCACGAGGCATACAAGATAGCCCGAGGACTGTGGCCTGTTGAACATGGAAATTCCGGCCCCTCGTTGGAGGCTCTGGTCCGTAGCATCGCCAAGGCAACAGGCATTCGGGTTACTTTCAACCAGAATTGCCCCTGCGACGAATGCATAGATGAAAATATAACTGTTTTGTATCGCATTGCTCAGGAGGCTCTGACCAATGCAGCAAAACACGCAGAGGCTAAGAATATTCACGTTCAACTGAATTGTTGCAAAGCCGGTATCGTTACCCTGACTGTAAGTGACGATGGCGTAGGGCGAAGTGCTTCAAAAAATGAATACGGTGGGCTCGGCACAAGCATCATGCACCACAGGGCAAAAGTGATCGGTGCGCAACTTACAATAGAAAAAAGCCCCTTAGGCGGTACCGTAGTCAGATGTACAGCCTCATGCGTTAAATCAAATAAAAACTTCGAGGTGGACAATGGCAGATAA
- a CDS encoding C40 family peptidase, which produces MKLPLVFMLLLLVVSGCATTSAPSPKRQAYGSTKIVSATRTERESKVTQISKGSSIVSTARSLLGIPYKWGGCSPQTGFDCSGFVWYVFNQYGINLPRSSSQLLSVGSSADKSSIRPGDILIYKVSKKGKSLHAAIATGSGTFVHSPSSGKTVSEVSMSGPYWRRRLIAVRRVL; this is translated from the coding sequence GTGAAACTCCCACTAGTGTTTATGCTTCTACTGCTTGTAGTAAGTGGTTGCGCCACCACCTCTGCTCCGTCGCCCAAACGTCAGGCATATGGATCGACAAAAATCGTTTCAGCAACCAGAACAGAAAGGGAAAGCAAAGTCACTCAGATATCAAAAGGCTCCAGTATCGTCAGCACAGCCAGATCCCTTCTTGGTATACCCTACAAATGGGGAGGATGTTCTCCTCAAACCGGCTTCGACTGTTCGGGTTTCGTCTGGTACGTGTTCAATCAGTACGGAATCAATCTGCCGCGCTCCTCATCGCAATTATTGTCTGTAGGCAGCTCTGCTGATAAATCCTCAATCCGTCCCGGCGACATTCTTATTTACAAGGTAAGCAAGAAGGGTAAATCCCTTCACGCCGCTATTGCAACAGGAAGCGGCACCTTTGTTCATTCACCCAGTTCGGGTAAAACAGTAAGTGAAGTGTCGATGTCGGGACCATATTGGCGTAGACGTCTTATAGCAGTAAGACGAGTTCTTTAG
- a CDS encoding response regulator transcription factor, protein MADNPSALNIILIDDHPAIRKGLGILLGTRQHRISAEANSIAEARKILDQQNFDIALLDLSLQDGSGLDLLPDLERLHIAALVYSMHEESVLIDRAFRRGALGYVSKQEDADILFEAIDTVTAGKKYFSPCVAQCLEQNEKEERLEESLSDRERQIFSLMGQGFGNTEIADKLGLSRRTVETYCNRMARKFDLKGRKELRKYAISAAQ, encoded by the coding sequence ATGGCAGATAATCCTTCCGCCCTAAATATTATTCTCATTGACGATCATCCTGCTATCCGAAAAGGATTGGGAATCCTTCTGGGCACACGTCAGCACCGGATATCCGCAGAGGCTAACAGCATCGCCGAGGCCCGGAAAATTTTAGACCAGCAGAATTTTGATATAGCCCTGCTTGACCTGTCGCTTCAGGATGGAAGCGGGCTTGACCTGCTTCCTGATCTCGAAAGACTCCATATCGCAGCCTTGGTCTATTCAATGCACGAAGAGTCCGTACTGATTGATCGTGCTTTTCGTCGCGGTGCTCTGGGCTACGTCTCCAAACAGGAAGACGCGGATATCCTCTTCGAGGCAATAGATACGGTTACCGCAGGAAAAAAATACTTTAGTCCTTGTGTTGCTCAATGTTTGGAACAAAACGAAAAAGAAGAAAGATTGGAAGAATCTTTGAGTGACCGGGAAAGACAGATATTCAGCCTGATGGGACAGGGATTCGGGAATACTGAAATTGCGGACAAACTGGGACTGAGCCGCCGTACGGTTGAGACATATTGCAATCGAATGGCCAGGAAATTTGATTTGAAAGGCAGGAAGGAATTGCGCAAATACGCGATCTCAGCTGCGCAATAA